The Gemmatimonadota bacterium DNA window CCCGCCGCCTCGCCGCCCCCGGCCTGACCGTCCGCGCTTCCCTCGATGAAGCGGATCGCCTCGTCGAACCACACGTCCGTGCAGTATCCCGCGTGCTCCACGGGCGCGCCGTTGTGGAAATAGGTGTCGTCGAAGTAGTTGTTTCCCCAGAAATCGGGCGTCTGTCCCACGCCGCCGCCCTTGTGGGCCACCACGTGCTGGAATCCGCGGTCCTGGGGCCGGTAGGGGTAGTTGTCGCCCAGGTGCCATTTGCCGAACATGGCGGTGCGGTATCCGGCCGCGCCGAAGACGTCCGCCATAGTCGTCTCCGACTTACGCAGGATGGACCGCCCCCAGCAGGTCGCCCAGGCGCCGTTGCGCACGGGCCGCCGGCCGGTCATCAGGGCGCCGCGCGTCGGCGTGCATAAGGGCGACACGTGGAAATCGGTCAGGCGGACCG harbors:
- a CDS encoding sulfatase-like hydrolase/transferase, coding for MSDKRPNVILVITDDQGYGDLGCTGHPWLKTPRIDAFHDDAVRLTDFHVSPLCTPTRGALMTGRRPVRNGAWATCWGRSILRKSETTMADVFGAAGYRTAMFGKWHLGDNYPYRPQDRGFQHVVAHKGGGVGQTPDFWGNNYFDDTYFHNGAPVEHAGYCTDVWFDEAIRFIEGSADGQAGGGEAAG